The following are from one region of the Leishmania major strain Friedlin complete genome, chromosome 22 genome:
- a CDS encoding Ca2+-binding EF-hand protein, with product MAALTDEQIREAFNLFDADGSGAIDAEEMALAMKGLGFGDLSRDEVERIIRSMHTDSNGLVAYGEFEAMVKSRMAQKDSPEEILKAFQLFDLDKKGKISFANLKEVAKLLGENPGDDVLKEMIAEADEDGDGEVSFEEFKSVMLQMRGK from the coding sequence ATGGCTGCGCTTACGGATGAGCAGATTCGCGAGGCCTTCAACCTCTTCGACGCCGACGGCTCTGGGGCTATCGACGCGGAGGAGATGGCGCTAGCGATGAAGGGTCTCGGCTTCGGTGACCTGTCGCGCGACGAGGTGGAGCGCATTATCCGCTCCATGCACACAGACTCCAACGGCCTGGTGGCGTACGGCGAGTTTGAAGCCATGGTCAAGTCGCGCATGGCGCAGAAGGACTCGCCGGAGGAGATCCTAAAGGCCTTTCAGCTCTTCGACCTCGATAAGAAAGGAAAAATCTCCTTTGCGAACTTGAAGGAGGTTGCGAAACTGCTGGGTGAGAACCCCGGCGACGATGTGCTGAAGGAGATGATCGCCGAGGCCGATGAGGACGGTGATGGCGAGGTTTCCTTTGAGGAGTTCAAGAGCGTGATGCTGCAGATGCGTGGAAAGTAG
- a CDS encoding putative mak-16-like RNA binding protein — MNHDDAMWNIMGQTFCSFKVKTNDDKVRFCRNPYNVTGLCQRGVCPLSNAQYATVIEHEDELYLYVKTAERAHLPRRQWEKVKLDVSFPKALAQIDEELQWWDQKLVIKIKARLLRLKQYLMRKRKMLMEPQDEYVSVNKRQEDKLRRREEKAEAAARIEMEIEKELLDRLRKGTYDSVINYNKEAFEKLLDDEENREDFEALEQDEDEEFPDFVMDEEDEEEEDGETVRGGRNKSKSRKRDKLVIEEEVERELAPRQRARLEDLEW; from the coding sequence ATGAACCACGATGATGCCATGTGGAACATAATGGGCCAGACGTTCTGCTCCTTCAAGGTGAAGACGAACGACGACAAGGTTCGCTTCTGCCGAAACCCGTACAACGTGACTGGTCTCTGCCAGCGTGGTGTGTGCCCGCTCTCCAACGCGCAGTACGCCACCGTCATCGAGCACGAGGATGAGCTATACCTGTACGTCAAAACTGCTGAGCGGGCTcacctgccgcggcggcagtgggaGAAGGTGAAGCTCGATGTCTCCTTCCCGAAAGCTCTGGCGCAGATcgacgaggagctgcagtgGTGGGACCAGAAGCTGGTCATCAAGATCAAAGCCCGTTTGCTGCGACTGAAGCAGTACCTGATGCGCAAGCGGAAAATGCTGATGGAGCCGCAGGACGAGTACGTGTCTGTGAACAAGCGTCAGGAGGACAAGCTGCGGCGAcgagaggagaaggcagaggcggcggcccgcATTGAGATGGAGATTGAGAAGGAACTTCTCGATCGTCTGCGCAAGGGTACCTACGATAGCGTCATCAACTACAACAAAGAGGCCTTCGAGAAGCTGCTCGACGATGAGGAGAACCGCGAGGACTTTgaggcgctggagcaggacgaagacgaggagTTCCCCGACTTTGTGAtggatgaggaggacgaagaggaggaggatggggaAACGGTGCGCGGTGGGCGCAACAAGAGCAAGAGTCGCAAGCGTGATAAGCTTGTAATcgaagaggaggtggagcgggaGCTGGCACCGCGCCAGCGGGCGCGCTTGGAGGACCTTGAGTGGTAG